The following proteins come from a genomic window of Anas platyrhynchos isolate ZD024472 breed Pekin duck chromosome 12, IASCAAS_PekinDuck_T2T, whole genome shotgun sequence:
- the LOC101796494 gene encoding uncharacterized protein isoform X1, producing MPALLALLAAALLALLGALRAAGPGARVPLKRWALAGLLLFHGVWRQRVVAGGTEEPRRPRLIWPDPHAFDSVYFTGFVETNKTFVIARLAKRPHGVCEMWLFLRVDGIGEFEHPQHPNMMVSDESEEIWSGGGLTIEYLELEARWKISFDGLLRKGPFRQQWSEEEGELVPVKFSLHWENFTEVFNFSVDSHPSTFARAFAQEPWTIEFFQRVKKQREQHFRHEQWGQSVGEIEIENHEKTELSLKGIRSHSYGVRNWSEIYRYVMILARFEDGTAAHLTVINMPATTTNLTVGYVFFPDGKKAGIEWSNASLAEMADDGVIRDEYRVSFTAGGKYFDVSARLDKQACPVVYNGLTGRGVFHECIADFQLNGLTQGWGLAEFYYRDEAAQLIPNLQLGSKANGPNLSSQHPWLLTVVVWRQFRGNF from the exons ATGCCGGCGCTGCTGGCGCTGCTGGCGGCCGCGCTGCTGGCACTGCTCGGGGCGCTGAGGGCGGCCGGTCCCGGAGCTCGGGTCCCGCTGAAGCGCTGGGCTCTGGCCGGGCTCCTGCTCTTCCACGGAGTCTGGCGGCAACGGGTGGTCGCCGGAGGGACCGAGGAGCCCCGCAGGCCGCGCCTGATCTGGCCCGACCCCCAT GCATTCGATTCGGTTTACTTCACGGGCTTTGTGGAGACCAACAAGACCTTTGTGATTGCTCGCCTTGCCAAACGTCCTCACGGGGTCTGTGAGATGTGGCTCTTCCTGAGGGTGGATGGGATAGGAGAGTTTGAA CACCCACAACATCCAAACATGATGGTGAGTGATGAATCTGAAGAGATTTGGAGTGGAGGAGGGCTCACTATTGAGTACTTAGAGCTTGAAGCACGCTGGAAAATAAGCTTCGATGGATTACTTAG AAAAGGTCCCTTCCGACAGCAGTGGAGTGAAGAAGAGGGAGAACTTGTACCAGTTAAATTCTCTCTTCA CTGGGAGAACTTCACAGAAGTCTTCAACTTCAGTGTCGACAGTCACCCCAGCACATTTGCCCGCGCTTTTGCCCAGGAACCATGGACCATCGAGTTCTTCCAAAGGGTCAAAAA aCAAAGGGAACAACATTTCCGACATGAGCAGTGGGGCCAGTCTGTTGGAGAAATTGAAATAGAAAATCATGAGAAAACTGAACTTTCCCTCAAAGGCATTCGGAGCCACTCTTATG GTGTCCGGAACTGGTCTGAGATTTACCGTTATGTTATGATTTTGGCACGTTTTGAG GATGGGACTGCAGCACATTTAACAGTTATAAATATGCCAGCTACCACGACTAA CCTCACTGTAGgttatgtttttttccctgatggGAAGAAGGCTGGGATTGAGTGGTCCAACGCCTCGCTGGCTGAGATGGCTGATGATGGTGTTATCAGGGATGAATACAGAGTCAGTTTTACTGCTG GTGGCAAATACTTTGATGTTTCTGCAAGGCTGGATAAGCAAGCTTGCCCTGTGGTGTATAATGGCCTGACTGGACGTGGCGTTTTCCATGAGTGCATTGCAGATTTCCAGCTGAACGGGTTAACACAAGGCTGGGGCTTGGCTGAATTTTATTACAG GGATGAAGCCGCCCAGCTGATTCCGAATTTGCAGCTCGGTTCCAAAGCCAATGGACCCAACCTTTCCTCCCAGCACCCT TGGTTGCTAACCGTGGTGGTCTGGAGGCAATTTAGAGGAAATTTCTGA
- the LOC101796494 gene encoding uncharacterized protein isoform X2, which translates to MPALLALLAAALLALLGALRAAGPGARVPLKRWALAGLLLFHGVWRQRVVAGGTEEPRRPRLIWPDPHAFDSVYFTGFVETNKTFVIARLAKRPHGVCEMWLFLRVDGIGEFEHPQHPNMMVSDESEEIWSGGGLTIEYLELEARWKISFDGLLRKGPFRQQWSEEEGELVPVKFSLHWENFTEVFNFSVDSHPSTFARAFAQEPWTIEFFQRVKKQREQHFRHEQWGQSVGEIEIENHEKTELSLKGIRSHSYGVRNWSEIYRYVMILARFEDGTAAHLTVINMPATTTNLTVGYVFFPDGKKAGIEWSNASLAEMADDGVIRDEYRVSFTAGGKYFDVSARLDKQACPVVYNGLTGRGVFHECIADFQLNGLTQGWGLAEFYYRDEAAQLIPNLQLGSKANGPNLSSQHPVSDSSPLGC; encoded by the exons ATGCCGGCGCTGCTGGCGCTGCTGGCGGCCGCGCTGCTGGCACTGCTCGGGGCGCTGAGGGCGGCCGGTCCCGGAGCTCGGGTCCCGCTGAAGCGCTGGGCTCTGGCCGGGCTCCTGCTCTTCCACGGAGTCTGGCGGCAACGGGTGGTCGCCGGAGGGACCGAGGAGCCCCGCAGGCCGCGCCTGATCTGGCCCGACCCCCAT GCATTCGATTCGGTTTACTTCACGGGCTTTGTGGAGACCAACAAGACCTTTGTGATTGCTCGCCTTGCCAAACGTCCTCACGGGGTCTGTGAGATGTGGCTCTTCCTGAGGGTGGATGGGATAGGAGAGTTTGAA CACCCACAACATCCAAACATGATGGTGAGTGATGAATCTGAAGAGATTTGGAGTGGAGGAGGGCTCACTATTGAGTACTTAGAGCTTGAAGCACGCTGGAAAATAAGCTTCGATGGATTACTTAG AAAAGGTCCCTTCCGACAGCAGTGGAGTGAAGAAGAGGGAGAACTTGTACCAGTTAAATTCTCTCTTCA CTGGGAGAACTTCACAGAAGTCTTCAACTTCAGTGTCGACAGTCACCCCAGCACATTTGCCCGCGCTTTTGCCCAGGAACCATGGACCATCGAGTTCTTCCAAAGGGTCAAAAA aCAAAGGGAACAACATTTCCGACATGAGCAGTGGGGCCAGTCTGTTGGAGAAATTGAAATAGAAAATCATGAGAAAACTGAACTTTCCCTCAAAGGCATTCGGAGCCACTCTTATG GTGTCCGGAACTGGTCTGAGATTTACCGTTATGTTATGATTTTGGCACGTTTTGAG GATGGGACTGCAGCACATTTAACAGTTATAAATATGCCAGCTACCACGACTAA CCTCACTGTAGgttatgtttttttccctgatggGAAGAAGGCTGGGATTGAGTGGTCCAACGCCTCGCTGGCTGAGATGGCTGATGATGGTGTTATCAGGGATGAATACAGAGTCAGTTTTACTGCTG GTGGCAAATACTTTGATGTTTCTGCAAGGCTGGATAAGCAAGCTTGCCCTGTGGTGTATAATGGCCTGACTGGACGTGGCGTTTTCCATGAGTGCATTGCAGATTTCCAGCTGAACGGGTTAACACAAGGCTGGGGCTTGGCTGAATTTTATTACAG GGATGAAGCCGCCCAGCTGATTCCGAATTTGCAGCTCGGTTCCAAAGCCAATGGACCCAACCTTTCCTCCCAGCACCCTGTGAGCGACAGCTCTCCTCT TGGTTGCTAA